The following are from one region of the Paramagnetospirillum magnetotacticum MS-1 genome:
- a CDS encoding alpha/beta hydrolase has translation MMLGRLLVTMLLLAGGAAMGGETAVSERAVEMESRPGVVTAYYLAVPAAPPVAAAILFTGGEGSVGVRPGMEIAEPVPFGRGNFLVRTRRLLASAGILVATIDAPSDQGGGMTTSFRLSDEHMADIAALAAVLKRENGGIPVWLIGTSMGTLSAAQGAARLGDRVDGLILTSSITRGHRKHSYPPNGVLGLGLDEVTIPALVVAHAGDACEVTPPADAPRVAEALAKSRRRDLLMVEGGAEARSGACEAMSPHGYFGREQEVVAAMAAFITRPDRR, from the coding sequence ATGATGCTTGGACGGTTGCTGGTCACGATGCTCTTGCTGGCGGGCGGCGCGGCAATGGGCGGTGAAACAGCCGTGAGCGAGCGGGCCGTGGAGATGGAAAGCCGTCCGGGGGTCGTCACGGCCTACTACCTGGCGGTGCCAGCCGCGCCACCGGTGGCGGCGGCCATACTCTTCACCGGGGGCGAAGGCAGTGTCGGCGTCCGGCCCGGTATGGAGATTGCCGAACCGGTGCCATTCGGGCGCGGCAATTTCCTGGTGCGGACCCGCCGGTTGCTGGCCTCGGCGGGCATCCTGGTGGCCACCATCGACGCTCCCTCGGATCAGGGGGGGGGCATGACCACCAGCTTCCGGTTGTCGGACGAGCACATGGCCGATATCGCCGCCCTGGCGGCGGTGCTGAAGCGCGAAAACGGGGGCATCCCGGTATGGCTGATCGGGACCAGCATGGGCACATTGTCGGCGGCGCAAGGGGCGGCCCGTCTGGGTGATCGGGTGGATGGTCTGATTTTGACGTCGTCCATCACCCGCGGGCATCGCAAGCATTCCTACCCCCCCAATGGCGTTCTGGGTTTGGGATTGGATGAGGTGACCATTCCTGCCCTGGTCGTGGCCCATGCCGGGGATGCCTGCGAGGTGACCCCTCCTGCGGATGCGCCACGGGTGGCCGAGGCCTTGGCGAAATCACGGCGGCGCGACCTGTTGATGGTCGAGGGCGGAGCCGAGGCCCGATCCGGGGCCTGCGAAGCCATGTCGCCCCACGGCTATTTCGGGCGCGAGCAGGAGGTGGTTGCGGCCATGGCCGCGTTCATCACCCGGCCGGATCGGCGCTAA
- a CDS encoding metallopeptidase family protein — MPHHSAPPTLADLETIAQAAFADIPEELRLYAADVVIRVDDFPDEEVEREMDLESPFDLLGLYRGSAMDIHAFGGVPGDVDMIFLYRRPILDYWCETGEDISTLVKHVLIHEIGHHFGLSDEDMQRIEDEE; from the coding sequence ATGCCCCACCATAGCGCCCCCCCCACCCTGGCCGATCTGGAGACCATCGCCCAGGCGGCTTTCGCCGATATTCCCGAGGAACTGCGCCTTTACGCCGCCGATGTGGTGATCCGCGTCGACGACTTCCCCGACGAGGAGGTGGAGCGCGAGATGGACCTGGAAAGTCCCTTCGATCTGCTTGGGCTTTATCGCGGATCGGCCATGGACATCCACGCCTTCGGGGGCGTTCCGGGTGATGTGGATATGATCTTTCTCTATCGCCGCCCCATCCTCGATTACTGGTGCGAGACCGGCGAGGATATCTCCACTCTGGTCAAGCATGTGCTGATTCACGAGATCGGCCATCACTTCGGACTGTCCGACGAGGATATGCAGCGTATCGAGGACGAGGAGTGA
- a CDS encoding bacteriohemerythrin, whose protein sequence is MAVIAWTEAMSVDDAALDKDHQKLIRMINDLDQAAPDFMELFNAVLDYTTGHFEREETHLDAIGFPGLDAHRVQHDDFADQVADMLRQYRDSPFDAGDTRLKDFLWTWLKGHILIEDQRYAAWARAKGG, encoded by the coding sequence ATGGCCGTCATCGCCTGGACCGAGGCCATGAGCGTGGATGACGCCGCCCTCGACAAGGATCACCAGAAGCTGATTCGCATGATCAACGATCTGGATCAGGCCGCCCCCGATTTCATGGAACTGTTCAACGCCGTCCTCGACTACACCACCGGGCATTTCGAGCGCGAGGAAACCCATCTGGACGCCATCGGCTTTCCTGGCCTGGACGCCCATCGCGTCCAGCACGACGACTTCGCCGATCAGGTGGCCGACATGCTGCGCCAATACCGCGACAGCCCCTTCGACGCGGGCGACACCCGACTGAAGGACTTTCTGTGGACCTGGCTGAAAGGCCATATCCTGATCGAGGACCAGCGCTATGCCGCCTGGGCCCGGGCCAAGGGCGGCTGA
- a CDS encoding 4a-hydroxytetrahydrobiopterin dehydratase: MNQNLPCPCARHQGSPLFTTAHKKGETAMIARLSPDERKAALATLDGWTEAEGRDAIARSLRFADFAQAFAFMTQVALAAEKMNHHPEWFNVWNRIDVTLSTHDAGGVTQKDIDLARAINGAASRAGSGGTA; the protein is encoded by the coding sequence ATGAATCAGAATCTACCCTGTCCTTGCGCCCGGCACCAGGGGTCCCCACTCTTCACAACAGCACACAAAAAAGGAGAGACCGCCATGATCGCCAGGCTAAGCCCCGACGAGCGTAAGGCCGCCCTGGCCACGTTGGACGGCTGGACCGAGGCCGAGGGGCGAGACGCCATCGCGCGTTCGCTGCGCTTCGCGGATTTCGCCCAGGCCTTCGCCTTCATGACCCAAGTCGCCCTGGCCGCCGAGAAGATGAATCATCACCCGGAATGGTTCAATGTCTGGAATCGGATAGACGTCACCCTTTCCACCCATGACGCGGGCGGAGTGACGCAAAAGGACATCGATCTGGCCCGCGCCATCAACGGCGCGGCCAGTCGTGCCGGGTCCGGCGGAACTGCCTAG
- a CDS encoding Hpt domain-containing protein, with protein sequence MAGDGKFPELSPEALARAEAALAGLSGRYLEWAEADAARMRACLDEIQASQADLAQLLPRLFTISHDMKGQAATFGYPLVSELGNRLCRMIESRPAPTPQDVSCMARLGNAMARIITERMAGDGGEAGRALVAELPSEPGQIP encoded by the coding sequence ATGGCCGGTGACGGCAAGTTCCCCGAATTATCTCCCGAAGCCCTGGCCCGCGCCGAAGCCGCCCTGGCCGGGCTGTCCGGCCGCTATCTGGAATGGGCCGAGGCCGACGCCGCCCGGATGCGTGCCTGCCTGGACGAGATCCAGGCATCCCAGGCCGATCTTGCCCAATTGCTGCCCCGACTGTTCACCATCAGCCACGATATGAAGGGCCAGGCCGCCACATTCGGCTATCCCCTGGTCAGCGAACTGGGCAACCGGCTATGCCGGATGATCGAGAGCCGTCCGGCCCCCACCCCCCAGGACGTGTCTTGCATGGCGCGACTGGGCAACGCCATGGCCCGCATCATCACCGAGCGCATGGCCGGTGACGGCGGCGAGGCCGGCCGCGCCCTGGTGGCGGAACTGCCGTCAGAGCCCGGACAGATCCCGTAA
- a CDS encoding vWA domain-containing protein: MFLTLFLELRDAKVPVTLKEYLTLLEALAEGVAEMSVDTFYYLSRSCLVKDERNLDKFDRVFGRVFNGVVGESDELAAALKAAIPEEWLRKLAEKHLTPEEMEQVKSAGGFEKLMETLKKRLEEQKERHQGGSKWIGTAGTSPFGAYGYNPEGVRIGQHESRHRRAVKVWDERTYKNLDDGIELGTRNFRMALRRLRRFAREGAATELDLPGTITSTARAGGWLDLQMRPERHNKIKVLLLLDIGGSMDEHVRICEELFSAVRSEFKHLEHFYFHNCPYSGLWKDNRRRHQDVTNTLDVIHTYPSDYKLIFVGDAAMSPYEITMPGGAVEEWNEEPGHVWMRRLLDQWPSAVWLNPAPQARWHWTHSTQLIGQLMGGRMHPLTLEGIDGAMRDLNRNSIRV, encoded by the coding sequence ATGTTCCTCACCCTCTTCCTCGAGCTGCGCGACGCCAAGGTGCCGGTCACCTTGAAGGAGTACCTTACCCTGCTCGAAGCGCTGGCCGAGGGCGTGGCCGAGATGAGCGTCGATACCTTCTACTACTTGTCGCGCTCATGCCTGGTGAAGGACGAGCGTAATCTGGACAAGTTCGACCGGGTGTTCGGCCGGGTGTTCAACGGCGTGGTGGGAGAGAGCGATGAACTGGCCGCCGCGCTCAAAGCCGCCATCCCCGAGGAATGGCTGCGAAAGCTGGCGGAAAAGCACCTGACGCCGGAAGAGATGGAACAGGTCAAGTCGGCGGGCGGCTTCGAAAAGCTGATGGAGACCCTGAAAAAACGCCTGGAGGAACAGAAGGAACGCCATCAGGGCGGCTCCAAATGGATCGGAACGGCGGGAACCTCCCCCTTCGGCGCCTATGGCTACAACCCGGAAGGCGTGCGCATCGGCCAGCATGAATCGCGGCACCGCCGCGCGGTCAAGGTGTGGGACGAGCGCACTTACAAGAATCTCGACGACGGCATCGAACTGGGCACGCGGAACTTCCGCATGGCGTTGCGTCGGCTTCGCCGCTTCGCCCGCGAAGGCGCCGCCACCGAACTGGACCTGCCCGGCACCATCACCTCGACGGCGCGGGCGGGCGGCTGGCTTGATCTTCAGATGCGGCCAGAGCGCCACAACAAGATCAAGGTCCTGCTGCTGCTCGATATCGGCGGCTCCATGGACGAGCATGTGCGCATCTGCGAGGAACTGTTTTCGGCGGTGCGCTCCGAGTTCAAGCATCTCGAACACTTCTATTTCCACAACTGCCCCTATTCCGGCCTGTGGAAGGACAATCGCCGCCGCCACCAGGATGTCACCAATACCCTGGACGTCATCCACACCTACCCGTCCGATTACAAGCTGATCTTCGTGGGCGACGCCGCCATGAGCCCCTACGAGATCACCATGCCGGGCGGCGCGGTGGAGGAATGGAACGAAGAACCTGGCCATGTCTGGATGCGCCGCCTGCTGGACCAGTGGCCCAGCGCCGTCTGGCTCAATCCCGCGCCCCAGGCCCGCTGGCACTGGACCCATTCCACCCAGCTTATCGGCCAACTGATGGGGGGGCGCATGCATCCGCTGACCTTGGAAGGCATCGACGGCGCCATGCGGGATCTGAACCGCAATTCCATCCGGGTCTGA
- a CDS encoding tetratricopeptide repeat protein — protein sequence MRIAASVAALLALSLPLAEGAGAATKKAAKPAAAAEARHASLTALAANGDMEAQYQLALAYRDGGHGLKPDARTALVWFTLAGAGGHAAAAVEAAKAFETGKGVTRDLNAAGNWWYKAGTLGDAHARKRWVELFVDGEVHAIGSHDGISWLADAAEGGDLRAMMGLADVLERGHGAPPDPDQAEALYRRAALLKGDLEARFRLGRLLLSLPAQWRNPADEEWNLKDAERKSLPFGAVWYPVKPPNAEEGKAVQLRPGINEGERWLRSAAAKGHVEAQYLLGSAKVKGMELPMDMVEGVAWLEAAAVQGHAEALLALGDLAAKGQGFYVKDPVRAYVMYELAAAQGEESAKAARDAIAKAMNPRQSGRARQLVQELRDLSGL from the coding sequence ATGAGGATCGCCGCTTCCGTCGCCGCATTGCTCGCCCTCTCCTTGCCCCTGGCTGAAGGCGCCGGGGCGGCGACCAAGAAGGCGGCCAAGCCCGCCGCCGCCGCCGAGGCGCGCCACGCCAGTCTGACGGCCCTGGCCGCCAATGGCGACATGGAAGCCCAGTATCAGTTGGCCCTGGCCTATCGCGATGGCGGTCACGGCCTCAAGCCCGATGCCCGGACAGCGCTGGTGTGGTTTACCCTGGCGGGGGCCGGGGGGCATGCCGCCGCCGCCGTCGAGGCGGCCAAGGCCTTCGAGACCGGCAAGGGTGTGACGCGCGACCTCAATGCCGCGGGAAACTGGTGGTACAAGGCCGGAACCCTGGGCGATGCCCATGCCCGCAAGCGCTGGGTCGAACTGTTCGTGGACGGCGAGGTTCACGCCATCGGCAGCCATGACGGCATTTCCTGGCTGGCCGATGCCGCCGAAGGGGGCGATCTGCGGGCCATGATGGGGTTGGCCGATGTGCTGGAACGCGGTCACGGCGCGCCTCCCGATCCCGATCAGGCCGAGGCCCTTTATCGCCGCGCCGCCCTGCTGAAGGGCGATCTGGAGGCCCGCTTCCGCCTGGGCCGCCTGTTGCTGTCGCTTCCGGCCCAGTGGCGCAATCCGGCCGACGAGGAATGGAACCTCAAGGACGCCGAGCGCAAGAGCCTTCCTTTCGGCGCGGTATGGTATCCGGTAAAGCCGCCCAATGCCGAGGAGGGCAAGGCGGTGCAACTGCGTCCCGGCATCAACGAGGGCGAGCGTTGGCTGCGTTCTGCCGCCGCCAAAGGCCATGTGGAGGCTCAGTACCTGCTGGGTTCGGCCAAGGTGAAGGGTATGGAACTGCCCATGGACATGGTCGAGGGCGTGGCCTGGCTGGAAGCCGCCGCCGTCCAGGGCCATGCCGAGGCTTTGCTTGCCTTGGGCGATCTGGCGGCCAAGGGGCAGGGCTTCTATGTCAAGGACCCGGTGCGCGCCTATGTCATGTACGAGCTTGCCGCCGCCCAGGGCGAGGAAAGCGCCAAGGCCGCCCGTGACGCCATCGCCAAGGCCATGAACCCGCGCCAGTCGGGCCGGGCCCGTCAGCTGGTGCAGGAATTACGGGATCTGTCCGGGCTCTGA
- a CDS encoding response regulator: MTRRVCVLIIEPNAHMRRLIGTLMGAVPAHEVIEARTPQQAVALVAEHSPHLVIMDWSDDPTEGVLFVHRLRRGEIGRADVPVLAISPSLHHAVLESAVETGIDDIIAKPISAVEIIARATDLIEQDRRRGESTEQAAE, from the coding sequence ATGACGCGCCGAGTCTGCGTCCTGATCATTGAGCCGAATGCGCACATGCGGCGGCTGATCGGCACCCTGATGGGGGCCGTGCCCGCCCATGAGGTGATCGAGGCCCGCACTCCGCAACAGGCTGTCGCCCTGGTGGCCGAACACTCCCCCCATCTGGTGATCATGGACTGGTCCGACGACCCCACCGAGGGCGTGCTGTTCGTCCACCGCCTGCGCCGGGGAGAAATCGGCCGGGCCGATGTGCCGGTCCTGGCCATCAGCCCGTCCCTGCACCATGCGGTGCTGGAATCGGCAGTGGAGACCGGCATCGACGACATCATCGCCAAGCCCATTTCCGCCGTTGAAATCATTGCGCGGGCCACCGACTTGATCGAACAGGATCGTCGGCGCGGCGAATCGACGGAACAGGCAGCGGAATAG
- a CDS encoding pyridoxal phosphate-dependent aminotransferase: MPFIADRLSAIKPSPTIAVTQKAAELKAAGRDVIGLGAGEPDFDTPDNIKTAAKVAIDKGLTKYGPPAGTVDLRNAIAAKFKRENGLDYTADQVTVGVGGKGVIFNAFMATINPGDEVIVPAPYWVSYPDIALMFGGKPVFVPCPEAAGFKLQPADLEAAITPKTKWLVLNSPSNPTGAAYSWDEMKALTDVLVKHPHVWIMSDDMYEHLVYDDFKFCTPAQVEPKLYDRTLTMNGVSKAYAMTGWRVGYAAGPVAIIKAINMIQSQSVTHTSSISQAASVEALNGTQDFIPKNAAVFKRRRDLIVGLLNQCPGITCRTPEGAFYVYPSCAGVIGKKTPDGKVINSDTDFVGALLEAEGVAVVQGAAFGLEPYFRISYATSDAALTKAAERIKRFCESLK; this comes from the coding sequence ATGCCGTTCATCGCCGACAGGCTTTCCGCCATCAAGCCGTCCCCGACCATCGCGGTGACCCAGAAGGCCGCCGAACTGAAGGCCGCAGGCCGCGACGTCATCGGCCTGGGCGCGGGCGAGCCCGACTTCGACACCCCCGACAACATCAAGACCGCGGCCAAGGTCGCCATCGACAAGGGCCTGACCAAGTACGGCCCCCCCGCTGGCACCGTGGACCTGCGCAACGCCATCGCCGCCAAGTTCAAGCGCGAGAACGGCCTGGACTACACCGCCGATCAGGTCACGGTGGGCGTCGGCGGCAAGGGCGTGATCTTCAACGCCTTCATGGCCACCATCAATCCCGGCGACGAAGTGATTGTGCCCGCCCCCTATTGGGTGAGCTATCCCGACATCGCCCTGATGTTCGGCGGCAAGCCGGTCTTCGTTCCCTGTCCCGAGGCCGCGGGCTTCAAGCTGCAGCCCGCCGACCTGGAAGCGGCCATCACGCCCAAGACCAAGTGGCTGGTGCTGAACTCGCCGTCCAACCCGACGGGCGCGGCCTATTCCTGGGATGAGATGAAGGCGCTGACCGACGTGTTGGTCAAGCACCCCCATGTGTGGATCATGTCCGACGACATGTACGAGCATCTGGTCTATGACGACTTCAAGTTCTGCACCCCCGCCCAGGTGGAGCCCAAGCTTTATGACCGCACGCTGACCATGAACGGCGTGTCCAAGGCCTATGCCATGACCGGCTGGCGCGTCGGCTATGCCGCCGGGCCGGTGGCCATCATCAAGGCCATCAACATGATCCAGTCCCAGTCGGTGACCCATACCTCGTCCATCAGCCAGGCCGCTTCGGTCGAGGCCCTGAACGGCACCCAGGACTTCATCCCGAAGAACGCCGCCGTGTTCAAGCGCCGCCGCGACCTGATCGTCGGCCTGTTGAACCAGTGCCCCGGCATCACCTGCCGCACCCCGGAAGGCGCCTTCTACGTCTATCCGTCCTGCGCTGGCGTGATCGGCAAGAAGACCCCCGACGGCAAAGTCATCAACAGCGACACCGACTTCGTCGGCGCGCTGCTCGAGGCCGAGGGCGTGGCGGTGGTTCAGGGCGCGGCCTTCGGCCTGGAGCCCTATTTCCGCATCTCCTACGCCACCTCGGACGCCGCGCTGACCAAGGCCGCCGAGCGCATCAAGCGCTTCTGCGAAAGCCTGAAGTAG
- a CDS encoding ATP-binding protein encodes MADGGKRTLTWLGGARGHLFQVVVLGLVPAIFLGTLAIITQLVETLTLQAAGAQVEALARMAAAIHNRGLESSREALAALATDPEDDECGSHYRHFLLAVEGHEGFLRTDASGKVGCSISQGTDITWLAKGPHIGGSLESGGFATAPYVLLKEGRAALPMAYPILDWMGSPRGVIATARSLDHLARAVAPPVLPEGARLLVLKSDGTVLARVPPLPEPGPTVTPVPELREAAARGTAGSFTATSITGETSVFGIAPLGRMAPETIVAVTVPVDMLGGPERQFLRMAIMAFGIAGSGVVLLLWYSSRRLLFLPLGRLADAMRRVRAGDMSAQAGGGIGEVGEMGDTFDTMVGALNEREARLADSEDRFRATFDQAAVGMSHSTPDRRFIRMNRRFASMLGYEPEELIGRSTLSITHPEDRILATDEIAAMIRGDIQSFATEKRYIRKDGSIAWVNLTLSALRRDGRVEYLIGVTEDIERRKQAEVQLLAAKEQAESASRAKSDFLAGMSHELRTPLNAIIGFAETMYSQVLGPIPERYREYAGDIAASGRHLLGIITDILDLAKIEAGRMELDENPVEIAPVVEAAIRLLRDRGTAARLDLHSDIPASLPRILADERRIRQVVINLLANAVKFTPHGGSVSVSANLTTDGGLALHVSDTGIGMTDEEMSQAVEPFVQVDARIARRHEGTGLGLPMVAAIMEMHRGTIAIASRPNQGTTVTVTFPRDRVLSADPAG; translated from the coding sequence ATGGCCGACGGGGGTAAGCGAACCCTGACATGGCTGGGGGGAGCGCGCGGCCACCTCTTCCAGGTGGTGGTGTTGGGTCTTGTTCCCGCCATCTTTCTCGGCACATTGGCGATCATCACCCAACTGGTCGAAACCCTGACCCTGCAAGCGGCTGGCGCCCAGGTGGAAGCCCTGGCGCGCATGGCCGCCGCCATCCATAACCGCGGCCTGGAAAGCTCGCGCGAGGCACTGGCCGCCCTGGCCACCGACCCCGAAGACGACGAATGCGGCAGCCACTACCGCCATTTCCTGCTGGCCGTCGAAGGCCATGAAGGATTTCTGCGCACGGACGCCTCGGGAAAGGTGGGGTGCAGCATTTCCCAGGGAACCGACATCACCTGGCTGGCCAAGGGTCCCCATATCGGCGGCAGCCTGGAAAGCGGAGGCTTCGCCACCGCGCCCTATGTCCTGCTCAAGGAGGGACGCGCCGCCCTGCCCATGGCCTATCCCATCTTGGACTGGATGGGCTCGCCGCGCGGCGTGATCGCCACCGCGCGTTCGCTCGATCACCTGGCCCGGGCGGTGGCGCCGCCCGTCCTGCCCGAAGGCGCCCGCCTGTTGGTCCTGAAATCCGACGGCACCGTCCTGGCGCGGGTGCCGCCCTTGCCCGAGCCCGGCCCCACCGTGACCCCCGTTCCCGAATTGCGCGAAGCGGCCGCCAGGGGCACCGCCGGGTCCTTTACCGCCACCTCCATCACCGGCGAAACATCGGTCTTCGGCATCGCGCCGTTGGGCCGCATGGCGCCCGAGACCATTGTGGCAGTTACCGTGCCGGTGGATATGCTGGGCGGGCCGGAACGCCAGTTCCTGCGCATGGCCATCATGGCTTTCGGCATCGCCGGATCGGGTGTGGTGCTGCTGCTGTGGTATTCCAGCCGGCGGCTCTTGTTCCTGCCGCTGGGCCGCCTGGCCGACGCCATGCGCCGGGTGCGGGCTGGCGACATGAGTGCGCAGGCCGGTGGCGGGATCGGCGAAGTGGGCGAGATGGGCGACACCTTCGACACCATGGTCGGCGCGTTGAACGAACGCGAGGCCCGGTTGGCCGATAGCGAGGACCGCTTCCGCGCCACCTTTGATCAGGCGGCAGTGGGGATGAGCCATTCCACCCCCGACCGGCGTTTCATCCGCATGAACCGCCGTTTCGCCTCCATGCTGGGCTATGAGCCCGAGGAACTGATCGGCCGCTCCACCCTCAGCATCACCCATCCCGAGGACCGCATCCTGGCGACCGATGAAATCGCCGCCATGATCCGCGGAGACATTCAGAGCTTCGCCACGGAAAAGCGCTATATCCGCAAGGATGGCTCTATCGCCTGGGTCAATCTGACTCTGTCGGCTCTGCGCCGCGACGGGCGGGTGGAATATCTGATCGGCGTGACCGAGGATATCGAGCGGCGTAAACAGGCCGAGGTCCAGCTCCTGGCCGCCAAGGAACAGGCGGAAAGCGCCAGCCGCGCCAAAAGCGATTTCCTGGCCGGGATGAGCCATGAACTGCGTACCCCGCTCAACGCCATTATCGGTTTTGCCGAAACCATGTATTCCCAGGTTTTGGGACCCATCCCCGAGCGATACCGCGAATATGCCGGCGATATCGCGGCGTCCGGGCGCCATCTGTTGGGCATCATCACCGACATCCTGGATCTGGCCAAGATCGAGGCGGGACGGATGGAACTTGACGAAAATCCCGTGGAAATCGCGCCCGTGGTCGAGGCCGCCATCCGCCTTCTGCGTGATCGCGGCACGGCCGCCCGTCTGGACCTGCACAGCGATATTCCCGCCAGCCTACCCCGGATTCTGGCCGATGAGCGGCGCATCCGCCAGGTGGTGATCAATCTGCTGGCCAATGCGGTAAAATTCACCCCCCATGGGGGATCGGTGAGCGTATCCGCCAATCTCACCACCGATGGCGGCCTGGCGCTTCACGTTTCCGACACTGGAATCGGCATGACCGACGAGGAGATGAGTCAGGCCGTGGAACCCTTCGTCCAGGTGGACGCCCGCATCGCGCGGCGCCACGAGGGCACCGGCCTGGGACTGCCCATGGTGGCCGCCATCATGGAAATGCACCGCGGCACCATCGCCATCGCCAGCCGCCCCAACCAAGGCACCACGGTCACAGTGACCTTCCCCCGCGATCGGGTGCTTAGCGCCGATCCGGCCGGGTGA
- a CDS encoding extracellular solute-binding protein encodes MMRRLLVLLAVLLLAGVDTAASELRVLTRSSYLSPELLRKFERETGITVNLTVVADHDQVVGGLIGAKSGFDIAFSPDYRVGQLIREGLIERVLADRLNGFWNVEDPWRSRSFDPRNEYTIPHQWGTTAFAVDTSIHRGDIDSLRLLFDPPPEIEGRIGLLDDGEMVQLALIYLGEGRCTMDEGKLEKASRLLEPVVAHSRLVPVDRVMTVLTDPAMVLVVGWNGDVMRAREKRPSLAYAYPREGNLVWTDVVVVPRNPPNRANAVKFLTFMLRPENAALDSSFNGYANMIRGSERFLLPSVLSAPELVAPWPAKVGFLPSCVEAAERRHDEVWTEVKRRAKETATVP; translated from the coding sequence ATGATGCGGCGCCTGCTGGTTCTGCTTGCCGTTCTCCTGCTTGCGGGGGTCGACACGGCGGCCAGCGAGTTGCGGGTTCTGACCCGGTCGTCCTATCTTTCGCCGGAATTGCTGCGCAAGTTCGAGCGCGAGACCGGCATCACCGTGAACCTGACCGTGGTGGCCGACCACGATCAGGTGGTCGGCGGGCTTATCGGGGCGAAGTCGGGCTTCGACATCGCCTTTTCTCCCGATTACCGCGTGGGCCAATTGATCCGCGAGGGGCTGATCGAGCGGGTGCTGGCCGACCGGCTCAACGGGTTTTGGAATGTGGAGGACCCCTGGCGGTCCCGATCCTTCGATCCGCGCAACGAATACACCATTCCCCATCAGTGGGGGACCACCGCTTTTGCCGTGGACACTTCCATTCATCGCGGCGATATCGATTCGCTGCGCCTGCTCTTCGATCCCCCGCCCGAGATCGAAGGCCGGATCGGTCTGCTCGATGACGGCGAGATGGTCCAACTGGCCCTGATCTATCTGGGCGAGGGGCGCTGCACCATGGACGAGGGCAAGCTGGAAAAGGCCTCTCGCCTGCTCGAGCCGGTCGTGGCGCATAGCCGGCTGGTGCCCGTCGACCGGGTGATGACGGTCTTGACCGATCCCGCCATGGTTCTGGTGGTGGGCTGGAACGGTGACGTCATGCGGGCCAGGGAAAAGCGGCCCAGCCTGGCCTATGCCTATCCGCGGGAAGGCAATCTGGTGTGGACCGATGTGGTGGTTGTGCCGCGAAATCCGCCGAACCGGGCCAATGCCGTGAAGTTCCTGACCTTCATGCTGCGGCCGGAAAACGCGGCCCTGGATTCGAGCTTCAACGGTTATGCCAACATGATCCGCGGCAGCGAGCGCTTTCTCCTGCCATCGGTGCTGAGCGCGCCGGAACTGGTGGCGCCATGGCCCGCCAAGGTGGGTTTTCTGCCCTCCTGCGTCGAGGCGGCGGAACGGCGTCACGACGAAGTCTGGACGGAGGTCAAGCGCCGCGCCAAGGAGACGGCCACCGTGCCCTGA